The window AGTGGGACAGCTCGGCGAGGGACCTGCAGGCGGCTCAGAAGTGGCTGCACGAGGTCGTGACCAGTGGTCATCACGGGTACGCGGCCGCGCACCGCGCGGTACTGCGCGGATGGGGCGGCGCCTGATGGCGGAGAAGCGGCCCACCGACGAGCAGCGCAGCAAGGAGCGGGCCGAGGCCCGGACCCGCTCACCCAAGTCGAGCGGCGGTGGATTTGATGTACAGCCGCCACATCTGTATTACACCGCCCTCGTGGTGCGCGACGGGCAGTTCGACTACCACAAGGGCGCCACGGCGCTGACCGAAGTGCTGAACAAGTACAGCCAGTCCGCGGGCGCAGGCTGGGGCGCGGACGCCTTCGCCGCCGCGTACAAGAGCGTGGCCGAGAAGTTCCTCCAGCTCTGGGCCAGGAGCCTGGTCAGCGTCGGCGGTGTCGCCGTCGGCCTGACGGACACGGCGAACAAGTACGTCCAGGCCGACTGGCAGGCGCGCAGGATGTACGGCCCGCCGCCCGTGTCGAAGACGCCGCCCGCCGTCATCGAGAAGCCGCCCAGGTACGGCCCGGTCAACGACATCAAGTGGTCCGGTACCGGCGAGGACGCGGACTCCTCGGAGATCGCCGGAATCCTCGGCGAGATCCCGGACTTCCTCGCCGATGTGATCCGGCCGGCCATCGAGCACGGCCTGAGGCTCGGCAAGATGCACGAAATCACGCCGGGGTGCCGCGACGAGGAGTTCAAGGACATGGCCACCGCCTGGGGCGCGGCCCAGAAGGCGGCCAAGGGTGCGTCCGACGACTTCAACGGCGCCATCAAGTTCATCAGCAACAACAAGGGCAACGACGAGTGGCAGGGCGCCATGAAGGCCTTCTGCCAGACCATTTGGGGCACCACCGAATGGGGCCGGACCTACGACAAGCAGATGCAGCGGGTCTCCATCGGCCGTAGCTGGAACACGGACCGCAAGGTGGTGCCCGCGAAGCGGCGTCCCATCATCGACATCCTCCAGGAGACGGCGACCGCCGTGCAGAAGGAGCTGGACGACCTGGCCGGCGTGGCGGTCACCACCAGGGAGACCACCACCCGGCTCGGTAAGGAGGCGGCGAAGGCCACGGTCAGGGACCTGACCACGGGCCTCGACCCGTTCGAGATGACGCGGCTCGCGGCGACCATGGCGTTCGGCGAGATCGTGATGACGTTCCGGTCGCACATGGACAAGGCGGCAGCGAACGCGGCGGTCGAGAAGTATCACCAGGCCTTCAGCGACGCCGCCGGCAAGCTGAACGAACTGGAGCCCGAGCTGGACGAGGCCCTGCTCAGCGTGCCGACGTTCGCGGCGGAGGAGGCGCGTGCGGAGGGGTACGGAGCGCGCTCCCTCAATGATTTCAAGAAGGAGCACAGCTGGCAGCGGCCGGAGAGTCCGGTCCCGTACAAGTACAGCCTTGACCTCGCGACCGAGGAGGAGCTGTACGGCGCGCACAGCGTCGACAAGCACGTCGGCCTGACGGACATGCAGCTGACGCAGCGATTGCGGGACCAAGCCACTGGAGCCGGTGTGCCGCAGATCCCTGCCGCGTCGTCCTTCACCGACCTGGAGTCGGCCCAGAACTACACACAGTACAACATTCGAAGTAATTCGGGAGAGATCGACAAGTGGCTCAAAGGCCCTCCGAGTCCGGGTGATACGGAGGACTTCTCGGTGGGAGCGGTCGACACCGGGAATCACGCCCTTCCGGTCGTGACCGGGCGCACGGCGCAAGTGGTGAACGATCATCCGACGCCGCCGAAGGACGCTCACGGTGTCCTCACGGTGCTCAAGTACGAGCCAAACTTGGACCCGCCCTTCGTCGTTTACACGTCCATGCCCAAGTGATGAGTAGGGAGACGATGATGGCCGATGTCGACGAGCGGTCGTGGTCCGAGGCGATCGGGATGTACGCGCGCAGGTACACCATCGCGAAAGTGACGCGCAGGGATCACGAGGACTGGGCGCAGGATGTGTACACCCTGATGCGCGGTGACACGCCGGACGCGCGAGGCTGGCAGGTGAACGACCCGCTCGCGGACGAGTTCGAAAGGCTGGACGACCCGTTCTACCCCTTTGTCGAACTGCCTGCCGACCTTGAGAAGGCAGGTGCCCTCAAAGCCCGTGTGTACGAGATCCCACGCTCTTCCGCGAAAAAGCTCCTCGTAGCCCTTTCCACGCTGTGGCTCAATGTCGAAGAAACCCCAGAATTCGAAGAGAGGAGGGGTGAACTGGAGAGGAAGGCCGACATCATCCTCACGCGCTTTCCTGAAGGTTCTCGCTTCTACGCCAACACCGGACGGGACAGTGCACATCTCGACTACTACGAGCGAATTTCTAGCTGCACCACCATTTCCCGGCACGGCTGGGATCTGGGTTTGTTCCTCGTGTCCGGGACAGAGGTAGGTATGGTCTGGTCCTTCCACGCGTGGTGACCCGGCCAACTCGATTCGAAGCCCCATCACCTCGAAAGGAGCCCCGTGCGCACCCGCACCGCCACCTACCCCGACCGGGAGACCGCCCGGTGGGCGACCCAGCACGTGGTCAACCGCAACGAACAGGTCGTCCACCGCTGGCTGGCGCAGTCCACCCGGCGGCGGCTGACGATCGAGGCGGCCTGGCCGTCCCGGGAGGAGCCCGTCGGCAGGGTGCTGCTGCAGGCCATGATGCTGGCCGGTCGCGATGCCGTCGACGTGCGGGCCGCCCGGGTCGTACTGCGCCGCGAGCCGTCCGCCGAGCACGGGTTCGCCGTGCACGCCAGCTTCCCCGTCTACCTGTGAAGGCA of the Streptomyces sp. 1222.5 genome contains:
- a CDS encoding RNase A-like domain-containing protein, producing the protein MRTRTATYPDRETARWATQHVVNRNEQVVHRWLAQSTRRRLTIEAAWPSREEPVGRVLLQAMMLAGRDAVDVRAARVVLRREPSAEHGFAVHASFPVYL
- a CDS encoding RNase A-like domain-containing protein, coding for MAEKRPTDEQRSKERAEARTRSPKSSGGGFDVQPPHLYYTALVVRDGQFDYHKGATALTEVLNKYSQSAGAGWGADAFAAAYKSVAEKFLQLWARSLVSVGGVAVGLTDTANKYVQADWQARRMYGPPPVSKTPPAVIEKPPRYGPVNDIKWSGTGEDADSSEIAGILGEIPDFLADVIRPAIEHGLRLGKMHEITPGCRDEEFKDMATAWGAAQKAAKGASDDFNGAIKFISNNKGNDEWQGAMKAFCQTIWGTTEWGRTYDKQMQRVSIGRSWNTDRKVVPAKRRPIIDILQETATAVQKELDDLAGVAVTTRETTTRLGKEAAKATVRDLTTGLDPFEMTRLAATMAFGEIVMTFRSHMDKAAANAAVEKYHQAFSDAAGKLNELEPELDEALLSVPTFAAEEARAEGYGARSLNDFKKEHSWQRPESPVPYKYSLDLATEEELYGAHSVDKHVGLTDMQLTQRLRDQATGAGVPQIPAASSFTDLESAQNYTQYNIRSNSGEIDKWLKGPPSPGDTEDFSVGAVDTGNHALPVVTGRTAQVVNDHPTPPKDAHGVLTVLKYEPNLDPPFVVYTSMPK